In Triticum urartu cultivar G1812 unplaced genomic scaffold, Tu2.1 TuUngrouped_contig_10299, whole genome shotgun sequence, the sequence TCGCCTTCCCGCCGGTAGCAGCCATGGACGCTGTCGACTCCGTGGTGGACCCCCTTCGCGAGTTCGCCAAGGACAGCGTCCGCCTCGTCAAGCGCTGCCACAAGCCCGACCGCAAGGGTAAGGACCAAAGACTCGCGCCTGCTCGTCTAGATCCGGTTCGTTTTCCTCTTTCACTAGATCTGACGCAGATTGGGCACGCAGAGTTCACCAAGGTGGCGGCGCGGACGGTGATCGGGTTCGTCGTCATGGGGTTCGTTGGCTTCTTCGTCAAGCTCATCTTCATCCCCATCAACAACATCATCGTCAGCTCCGGCTAGGTGCGAACGCGTCTCCTCCGATCCCGTCTCCCTCTTGTTTGCACGGTTTAGTTAGACTTGGGTCCTGTTGTCTCGCGTTGTGATCTGTTGGATCTGTGGTGTGCGCGCA encodes:
- the LOC125526495 gene encoding protein transport protein Sec61 subunit gamma-like translates to MDAVDSVVDPLREFAKDSVRLVKRCHKPDRKEFTKVAARTVIGFVVMGFVGFFVKLIFIPINNIIVSSG